CCCCGGAGTACATCAGTGACTACTTCGATACCCTGAGGGAGAGGCAGAAACTGAATGACGCCGAGGAAGCAGCCCTCCAAGACCTTGGAGTAGAAGACTTCGAGTGGTTTCTCGCCGATGTCTTCGTCCACCGCGCCAGCTGGAACCGCCTCGGACAGATGGCAGAGGATGAGCGGTCTGTGAATCGCTCCAAATGGGACTTCTACACCCGAGAGAACTCACCCTCGCGAGAAGCCGAGACTCTCGTCGCCAACTTCCTCCGTATTAGTGGGCTACCAGAATCGATCTACATCGGTGAAAACCTCGCAGACCATCCTGAGGACATCTACGCCGACAATCCTCGGCACCTGCCCATCTGGGTCGAGTCAGGCCTGTTCTACAGCCTGATTCCAATGGAAGAGATGCCTGACTCGCTCCGTCCGTTCGTCGATGGGGAGTCTGTTCAGAGCCGACCGTTCGTCAGCTGGCTAGAGAGTGAAGATACTGCTCCCAACGTTGCGAAGCGACTGTTCAACCGCGAGATACGACGACGCGCAGTCGACGGGTACGAAGATTGTAGAATGGTTCGCCACCAGTACGAGAATCGCCTGCTCTTCAAACACGAAGGCGGGGGATCTGGCGAAGAGGACGATTCTCCGGCAAAGACGAGGGTCGAGGGATGGGACGTTGCGATGGATTGGGGCGCATATACCGCCCATCGCTATGCGTCACCGGTTGTCAAGCAATATAAGGAGCAGTTCTACGTCTTCATCGACACTGGGTGGATGTTCTCACATTCCGGTCGCGGCACCAGCATTGTAAAAGGCGACACCGCCAGCAAACTCCATGACAAACTCCAAAGTAGCGGCCATTACCGTCCAAATAATCTGAAGGCACAATTCCGACAGTGGCGCGCATACCTCGGAATGGACGAATCACCACCGCTTGAGGAGGCAGGTATAGAGGATGACCCCCAACGACTGGAGTTCGAGCACGAAGAGGGGTTAGAGCTTCGCGTGCGGCCTCCGAAAGACGGCTCCGAACGGGAACTTCTCATGCAACGAGGTGTGGACGCGTACTGATGTCTGGGTTCAGAGTGGATTACCTCTCGGAGCCGGAACTCGTCTTCGCCGGTGGCAATACGGCGAAGGACCCGCGGAGCGGACTGCTGAAGTACGGGCCCTGTCCACCGCGTGACGGCTCTATTCATGAGGTGGTACGGGTTGGACTGATTGGTGATAGCTGGTCTATCTCGGCGATGCGAGATCTGCTTGAGGACATGCGTTATGGGATCCTTCCCGAGGGAGACGACCGACAGCGGTGGAATCAACCGTTCCCGGGACTCGGCCCTAACTCTGAGCTCAAGATGTCGTTCGATCAGCGTCCGATGTGGCGGGGCGAAATCGAACATGATGACATCGACTCACTGAGCGACGTCCGCGATGATGCCGACCGTGTTGAGATGGCATTGGATTACATCAAGTACCAGATAGAGGGCGTCTGCTCGACAACCCCGAGCCCGGACGTCGTCATTGTAAGCATCCCGGAAACCCTCGCTGAGCTGTTCACAGAGGGCAAGAAAGCAGATACCATTCGGACGGCCGACACCGACTTCAGAAGCCGCATCAAGCTCCTGGGGATGCTTAATCAGACTCCGACACAGCTCATCGGCCCCAAGACCCTCCGCGGAGAAGATGTCCAACCACGTCGAGAGGTAGCGTGGAATCTCGCAGTGGGTCTACTCTACAAGGCTCGAAGAGGACGACCATGGAAGCTCACTGAGCTAAAATCGAACACCTGCTACGCCGGCATATCCTTCTACGATGAGCGCGGGACGGATCCGGACACTAGAGCGTCAATCGCGCAGGTGTTCATGGAGACCGGAGAGAATTTCGTCATCCGTGGCGACCCGGTCACCGACATCGCCAGTGATGCCGATACGGGACGGACACATCTGTCGGCTGGAGATGCCGAGCAGCTAATCCAAACCATCTTGGAGCGGTACGGCGACCGAAGGCAGGATCGCCCTGACCGGTTGGTGATTCACAAGTCCTCCAATTTCTGGGAGCAGGAGACAGAAGGCTTCAAATCTGGCTCCGAAGACGTGAGACAGCGAGACTTCATTACCATTCGAGAGCATCACCCAATTCGCCTCTTCAGCAACACGCAGTACCCGCCTCTGAGGGGTACAGTCGCCCTGCCACCGGGGAGAGAAGAGTACTACCTCTACACGAAGGGATTCATTCCAGAGATTTCTGCGTACGCTGAGTCCGGCACTCCAAACCCAATCGTCGTCCGTCCTCATGAGGACGTGAATGCTACCTCGTACCGGGAAATCTGTGAGGAGATACTCTCGTTCTCGAAGCTCGATTGGAACAGCTCTGACTTCTGCAAGAAGCTCCCCGTGACAGTCGGGATCGCTGACGCTGTCAGCGACATTCTCGCAGAACCCATGGCACAGAACCTACCCGACGGGGCGTTCCCGTACCACTACTACTATTACATGTGACCTCGCTCGCTAGAAGTTTCGTTGGAACAGAATAAGGGCAACTGACAAAGGAACACGTAAGTTCGTTGGCAACCCGCCCTACCGTTATGACGAGTTCTCTTATCACTGCCTCTAACGTCACGGCTTTGGGTCTCCTGTGTGATTTAGCTGGGGCAATTCTACTTGGTCCGAACATTGTTCGGCAAGCGTACAAAGCCGCACAGGTGCGCAAACAGCTACAATATGAAGGCTATGATCCGAATGATGTCATGACATCATTTTATCTAAACGATGAGCCAATCGAACATGAATCGCTCAAATCGTCGGAACAGCAACTTCGGGAGTTTGAGCGTGAATGGCTCTTACCAGCTATTGGGCTGGTGCTCCTCTGTATAGGATTCACAGTGCAACTCATCGGGACTGTGTTCCTGTAACGAGTTCAATCGAAAGCTGCAATCGACCAGCTGGCTTCCATACTAGATAGTATGATTAACCAACATCAAGCCCACCTACCATTACTTGTTGGTTAACTTCTCGTCTTAAGATAGATTTTGCAGTTCAAATCAGAGGTTCGCACCGAAACAGCCATACGCCAGTAGTTTACCGAGAACCAGGTGGCTTCAGAATTTTGCGAGACACAACCTCGGAGGATGGAAATGATGCGTGCCTTCTGTTCGTCCAACTTTGCTGTGAAAGAGGAGCTATCTTGCGGTTCTGATTTCTACCACTCAGAAAACTTTTCTGGGAGACATCCCCTGTGACGGTCTACTAACCGCCAGACGAAAGCATGCCCATCTTCAGACATCGTGAAAATAAGGCACGTGTCATGCCCCTAACTCCGAAACTCTGGAGACTCGCACAACCTCGGAGGATGGAAATGATGCGTGACTTATTTACGGCATAGTTCGGCGTGAAGCAGCCACTCAGTACGCTTGCGGGTATATCGCTGAGTTACTTTGTCACCATTACGCACATCCGAGTGTTTATACTGTGCTAAACCCGCATCACACATATGACCGGGAGTGGCACTGTCGAACGGATTTTTATCGCACCTGAAGCTGAAGCGGAGATGGAAGAACAAACAGATGTTGAAGCAGTTGCTGGAAAGGGACTCCGGGATGATCGCTACTTTAGCGAAATTGAGACGGGAACCTTCGTTAGCTGGAAGCCAGATGAGGAACGCCACGATGGGTACGACCTCACATTAATCGAACAAGAGGCTGTAACAGCAATCGAACGTGAAGCAGGAATCGAACTCGCACCGGGAGAACACCGACGAAACATCGAAACCAGTGATGTCGCACTCAATCATCTCGTCGGACAACGATTCCAAGTCGGTGACGCTATCTGTCGAGGGGATCGACTGTGTGAACCGTGTGATCATCTTCAGCGCATCACTCAAGACGGCGTATTGCAGGCACTCACTCACCGAGGTGGGCTCCGGGCAGATATTCTCGAAGATGGAATGATTCGCCCCGGAGACGTAATCGAACCGCTCGAATAATCCGCACTCTCTCGTTTAGAAATAGTGGCTCTGTCGCAATTCTATTAGATAGACACCTTTCCTGCCGAAACAGGTGGTAGATCGGTGTGTGAACTTTCGAAGGACACCTATCCGAGTCACGTCAGTCCGTCTCTCCCTAATAAGACCGCCTCCACTTTGTGAAGGTGCTCATGGAGCGTTGATGTGGTGATCTCCAATTCGTCCGCCAATTCGCCAGCCGTCGTTTCCTTCGGGTACTCGTAGTATCCCTGCTCACGAGCAAGTTGGAAAACCTCTAACTGACGCTTCGTGAACTGATCCACTGGAAGTGTGGTCGGCACAGTTCCACGGCTCTGCCGCTTCATGCTCCGCACATTAATCTCCGCGTTCATCTGCTCACGGACTTCATCAAGTTTGACTCGAACCGTCCTCCGGTCGTGGTTCGTTACGAGACTCCAATACTCCCGCCCACCTCGAATATCGATCGGTCCTGTACATACGAATCCACGAGAGGTGAGTGGCTGACTGATCTGCTTTCGTCCATCATGAACAACAAGGAGTTCGCGCGTTGCATTTCCCGGCTTCGGTATCGAGGCCTGCTGGAAGCCAGACGCCATTTGGGAAACTGAATGAACATGCTCAGACGCACGAATGGTTTCGATTCCCTTTGTAACGAATTCATGATCGTCCGCGTAGATTGTGAAAAGTGTCGCAACCTTGCCGCCAGTCATATAGATTCCATAGCCGAGAATCCCGACATCGAGACGCTCCGTAATCTCGATTTCCCAGCAATCAGGGTACCAGAGGTCAATAAATACCTGGAGCGCTTCGTCAGACTGCTCAGGAGACGCCATCGTATCTGATCGTAGTATCGAATATTTTCCACACCCAGATAACGGTTTTGTGAACGGAAGAACAGTCAATGTTCGACCGAATTAGTCGTCGTGTTGCTCGAAGACGGCCTCAGCGAGCGTGTTCTTGTGGCCTTCGTTCGGGCCACCGGCAATCGTGAGGAGTTTCGCGTCACGCAGATACCGTTCGATGTCGTGTTCCGTCGTGTAGCCGATACCGCCGTGGAGTTGCATCGCCTCGCTAGCGTTGTCCACGGCGGCCTGTGTGGCATTGATTTTCGCCATACTGAACTCGCGTGTGACGTCGTGTCCGCGATCTGCACGGTCGGCTGCACGAAGGGTAAGTAACCGGGCGGTATCGACTCGTTCGGCCATCTTGCCGACTTCCCAGCCGATTCCTTGGAAGTCGCTGATGTGCTGACCGTACTGTTCACGACTGCTCGTGTAGGCCACCGTGTCTTCGAGGGCAGCGCGGGCGATACCGACGCCCCGAGCGGGAACATTCACGCCAGTCTGTAGACCTCCACGCTGGACGTAGCCTTCACCCTCTTCGCCGATGAGTCGATCATCGGAAACGTGAACGTTCGAGAGGGTGACGCGCGGGGACTTCACGCTGTTCGCGCCCAGCGTCTCCCACACTGTCTCGACGTTGAAGTCGTCGGTCGGCACGAGAAACGCGCTGATGTTGTGTGGCGCGTCCTCCTTAGGGCCGGTCTTCGCGTACGTGAGAACGTAATCCGCGTCGAGGAAATTCGTCACCCATTGCTTGTGACCGTTGAGTATCCACTCGTCTCCATCACGTTCGGCGGTGGTCTCCATCTCCAGCTTGTTACTCCCTGCGTTCGCCTCACTCAACCCGAGTGCG
This genomic window from Halogeometricum sp. S3BR5-2 contains:
- a CDS encoding argonaute/piwi family protein codes for the protein MSGFRVDYLSEPELVFAGGNTAKDPRSGLLKYGPCPPRDGSIHEVVRVGLIGDSWSISAMRDLLEDMRYGILPEGDDRQRWNQPFPGLGPNSELKMSFDQRPMWRGEIEHDDIDSLSDVRDDADRVEMALDYIKYQIEGVCSTTPSPDVVIVSIPETLAELFTEGKKADTIRTADTDFRSRIKLLGMLNQTPTQLIGPKTLRGEDVQPRREVAWNLAVGLLYKARRGRPWKLTELKSNTCYAGISFYDERGTDPDTRASIAQVFMETGENFVIRGDPVTDIASDADTGRTHLSAGDAEQLIQTILERYGDRRQDRPDRLVIHKSSNFWEQETEGFKSGSEDVRQRDFITIREHHPIRLFSNTQYPPLRGTVALPPGREEYYLYTKGFIPEISAYAESGTPNPIVVRPHEDVNATSYREICEEILSFSKLDWNSSDFCKKLPVTVGIADAVSDILAEPMAQNLPDGAFPYHYYYYM
- a CDS encoding MOSC domain-containing protein, which codes for MTGSGTVERIFIAPEAEAEMEEQTDVEAVAGKGLRDDRYFSEIETGTFVSWKPDEERHDGYDLTLIEQEAVTAIEREAGIELAPGEHRRNIETSDVALNHLVGQRFQVGDAICRGDRLCEPCDHLQRITQDGVLQALTHRGGLRADILEDGMIRPGDVIEPLE
- a CDS encoding helix-turn-helix domain-containing protein, giving the protein MASPEQSDEALQVFIDLWYPDCWEIEITERLDVGILGYGIYMTGGKVATLFTIYADDHEFVTKGIETIRASEHVHSVSQMASGFQQASIPKPGNATRELLVVHDGRKQISQPLTSRGFVCTGPIDIRGGREYWSLVTNHDRRTVRVKLDEVREQMNAEINVRSMKRQSRGTVPTTLPVDQFTKRQLEVFQLAREQGYYEYPKETTAGELADELEITTSTLHEHLHKVEAVLLGRDGLT
- a CDS encoding acyl-CoA dehydrogenase family protein, with translation MRFDLTKDQRALRDEVRKFTKEEIEPEAKYLDREEEYPSAIFDELSERRLTGVTLPEEYGGRGEGPVELALMTEELSAGLMSVASTIGLHLGVAEVVERFGTELQREELLPEMASFDTVGALGLSEANAGSNKLEMETTAERDGDEWILNGHKQWVTNFLDADYVLTYAKTGPKEDAPHNISAFLVPTDDFNVETVWETLGANSVKSPRVTLSNVHVSDDRLIGEEGEGYVQRGGLQTGVNVPARGVGIARAALEDTVAYTSSREQYGQHISDFQGIGWEVGKMAERVDTARLLTLRAADRADRGHDVTREFSMAKINATQAAVDNASEAMQLHGGIGYTTEHDIERYLRDAKLLTIAGGPNEGHKNTLAEAVFEQHDD